The following coding sequences are from one Anolis sagrei isolate rAnoSag1 chromosome 6, rAnoSag1.mat, whole genome shotgun sequence window:
- the FUZ gene encoding protein fuzzy homolog isoform X1 produces the protein MWEEAGGSVTLLCLTASSGVPLFCRSRGGLAKPQLPFSVIGSLNGVHMFGSNLDVLLTAACTENTRVMWKVFHNSITLIVLSSDEGTSDFSLGRLLENIFNAMVLILGLEELVNARNIERLKKDLKACYKLIDSFLEPGKCSADLTQCMECAVTPSRAVLQECLEAFASAAESRFGCLLVGGRVLCATEQWWQLAAQEAMLLVWLVQSLPPHASRDLPVYLPHGSPTVPHRFLTFQLVPGLEVVLLCGPNPSLQCITDELVKPFWQPLLDLLKASAGAPLQCLPPGIVLAPEILGLLLINQDQRKSLFTVHPHGSWTEGSEMSLKDRLRALRSFYASAISLYFPSEKPEENTAPFQEDFQAGFSHSPQHCYVVYATHKAYAIHGKRHQLFLLMKPDVPTFALRSLATCTLQALTVEDSAL, from the exons ATGTGGGAGGAAGCGGGGGGCTCCGTGACGCTGCTGTGCCTCACCGCCAGCAGTGGGGTGCCCCTCTTCTGTAGGAGCCGAGGAGGCCTTGCCAAGCCACAG CTGCCATTCTCTGTGATTGGCTCCCTAAATGGGGTTCACATGTTTGGGTCCAACCTAGATGTTCTGCTGACAGCTGCCTGTACAGAGAATACTCGTGTGATGTGGAAAGTATTTCACAACAG TATCACGCTCATCGTCTTGTCCTCAGATGAAGGTACTAGTGACTTCAGCCTTGGGCGACTCCTTGAGAATATCTTCAATGCCATG GTACTGATATTAGGTCTGGAGGAACTGGTAAATGCCCGTAATATTGAACGTCTGAAAAAGGATCTGAAG GCATGTTATAAATTGATTGACAGTTTCCTGGAACCAGGCAAATGCAGTGCTGACTTGACTCAGTGTATGGAATGTGCTGTGACACCCTCCAGGGCAGTACTGCAG GAATGCCTAGAAGCCTTTGCTTCAGCAGCAGAGTCACGCTTTGGCTGCCTGCTTGTGGGTGGACGGGTGCTGTGCGCAACAGAGCAGTGGTGGCAGCTGGCAGCCCAGGAGGCGATGCTGCTGGTGTGGCTGGTGCAGTCACTTCCTCCCCATGCCTCCCGTGACCTCCCTGTTTATCTTCCTCATGGCAGTCCTACA GTTCCTCACCGCTTCCTAACGTTCCAACTTGTGCCTGGTTTAGAGGTGGTCCTGTTGTGTGGCCCAAATCCCTCCTTACAGTGCATTACTGATGAG CTAGTGAAGCCTTTTTGGCAACCTCTGCTGGACCTTTTGAAAGCAAGTGCCGGAGCCCCTCTTCAATGCCTGCCTCCAGGCATTGTTCTCGCCCCTGAGATCCTTGG GCTGTTGCTGATCAACCAAGATCAGAGGAAAAGTCTATTTACAGTACATCCTCATGGAAGCTGGACTGAAG GATCTGAAATGTCCCTGAAGGATCGACTCCGTGCCCTCCGCTCCTTCTATGCCTCAGCCATTTCATTGTACTTTCCCTCTGAGAAGCCAGAAGAGAATACAG CCCCTTTCCAGGAGGACTTTCAAGCTGGCTTCTCTCATTCCCCTCAGCACTGCTATGTGGTCTACGCCACACACAAGGCCTATGCAATCCATGGGAAACGGCATCAACTCTTCTTGCTCATGAAGCCAGATGTGCCAACCTTTGCCCTGCGGTCCCTTGCAACCTGCACATTACAGGCCCTCACAGTTGAGGACTCGGCTCTCTGA
- the FUZ gene encoding protein fuzzy homolog isoform X2 → MWEEAGGSVTLLCLTASSGVPLFCRSRGGLAKPQLPFSVIGSLNGVHMFGSNLDVLLTAACTENTRVMWKVFHNSITLIVLSSDEGTSDFSLGRLLENIFNAMVLILGLEELVNARNIERLKKDLKACYKLIDSFLEPGKCSADLTQCMECAVTPSRAVLQECLEAFASAAESRFGCLLVGGRVLCATEQWWQLAAQEAMLLVWLVQSLPPHASRDLPVYLPHGSPTLVKPFWQPLLDLLKASAGAPLQCLPPGIVLAPEILGLLLINQDQRKSLFTVHPHGSWTEGSEMSLKDRLRALRSFYASAISLYFPSEKPEENTAPFQEDFQAGFSHSPQHCYVVYATHKAYAIHGKRHQLFLLMKPDVPTFALRSLATCTLQALTVEDSAL, encoded by the exons ATGTGGGAGGAAGCGGGGGGCTCCGTGACGCTGCTGTGCCTCACCGCCAGCAGTGGGGTGCCCCTCTTCTGTAGGAGCCGAGGAGGCCTTGCCAAGCCACAG CTGCCATTCTCTGTGATTGGCTCCCTAAATGGGGTTCACATGTTTGGGTCCAACCTAGATGTTCTGCTGACAGCTGCCTGTACAGAGAATACTCGTGTGATGTGGAAAGTATTTCACAACAG TATCACGCTCATCGTCTTGTCCTCAGATGAAGGTACTAGTGACTTCAGCCTTGGGCGACTCCTTGAGAATATCTTCAATGCCATG GTACTGATATTAGGTCTGGAGGAACTGGTAAATGCCCGTAATATTGAACGTCTGAAAAAGGATCTGAAG GCATGTTATAAATTGATTGACAGTTTCCTGGAACCAGGCAAATGCAGTGCTGACTTGACTCAGTGTATGGAATGTGCTGTGACACCCTCCAGGGCAGTACTGCAG GAATGCCTAGAAGCCTTTGCTTCAGCAGCAGAGTCACGCTTTGGCTGCCTGCTTGTGGGTGGACGGGTGCTGTGCGCAACAGAGCAGTGGTGGCAGCTGGCAGCCCAGGAGGCGATGCTGCTGGTGTGGCTGGTGCAGTCACTTCCTCCCCATGCCTCCCGTGACCTCCCTGTTTATCTTCCTCATGGCAGTCCTACA CTAGTGAAGCCTTTTTGGCAACCTCTGCTGGACCTTTTGAAAGCAAGTGCCGGAGCCCCTCTTCAATGCCTGCCTCCAGGCATTGTTCTCGCCCCTGAGATCCTTGG GCTGTTGCTGATCAACCAAGATCAGAGGAAAAGTCTATTTACAGTACATCCTCATGGAAGCTGGACTGAAG GATCTGAAATGTCCCTGAAGGATCGACTCCGTGCCCTCCGCTCCTTCTATGCCTCAGCCATTTCATTGTACTTTCCCTCTGAGAAGCCAGAAGAGAATACAG CCCCTTTCCAGGAGGACTTTCAAGCTGGCTTCTCTCATTCCCCTCAGCACTGCTATGTGGTCTACGCCACACACAAGGCCTATGCAATCCATGGGAAACGGCATCAACTCTTCTTGCTCATGAAGCCAGATGTGCCAACCTTTGCCCTGCGGTCCCTTGCAACCTGCACATTACAGGCCCTCACAGTTGAGGACTCGGCTCTCTGA
- the LOC137097362 gene encoding uncharacterized protein: MVPQSKRTQYDLQDLGDPVDRPLCVTREREMSPILCSQDCEPGAGLPGGRFLTQVERGLHVETHCLENHSGQLDSSTCLTSKVKAILDAAQKPSTKRSYVYKWACYSKFIVGKGFDPINAPISAVLDFLVSLSDSGLSLSSLKCYLAAIAWYRRKEGLPSLFSDHLVKLFLRGFGNVRPTVAPITPSWSLEVVLSSLQSSPYNPMATCEISYLTWKTAFLVAITSARRVSEICALRSDEPYLRFHKDKVILHTGISFLPKVTSRFHMSQEIVLPAFFQSPTTSLERGLHMLDVRRALAFYLSRTKDVRKTPRLFVKYRRDSCSLPVSSQRLSSWVVSVIKLAYHKSGRELPNGVKGHSTRAVSTTAAFWKGVPLDAICRAATWSTPSTFVTNYKLDLMAKKDAEFGRAVLFSAVA, translated from the exons ATGGTCCCTCAATCAAAGAGAACTCAGTATGATCTTCAAGATCTGGGGGACCCCGTTGATAGACCTCTTTGCGTCACGAGGGAACGTGAAATGTCCCCTATACTGTGCTCGCAGGATTGCGAACCAGGAGCAGGGCTGCCTGGGGGACGCTTTCTTACACAAGTGGAACGAGGATTAC ATGTTGaaactcactgcctggagaatCACTCCGGACAATTAGACTCATCCACTTGTTTGACTAGTAAAGTTAAGGCTATCTTGGATGCTGCTCAAAAGCCATCCACCAAGCGTTCCTATGTGTATAAGTGGGCCTGTTATTCGAAGTTTATAGTTGGAAAGGGATTTGATCCCATTAATGCACCAATCTCGGCTGTGTTAGACTTTTTGGTATCATTGTCTGACTCGGGCTTGTCCCTATCGTCCCTAAAATGTTACCTGGCGGCCATAGCGTGGTATAGGAGAAAGGAAGGACTACCCTCTCTCTTTTCAGACCACCTAGTTAAACTCTTTCTTAGAGGGTTCGGTAATGTTCGACCTACAGTTGCCCCTATTACGCCTTCGTGGAGTCTGGAGGTTGTTCTTTCGTCTCTTCAAAGTTCCCCGTACAACCCCATGGCCACATGTGAGATTTCGTATCTCACATGGAAAACGGCCTTCTTAGTGGCGATTACATCAGCGAGACGTGTTAGTGAGATATGTGCACTTAGATCGGACGAACCATACCTCCGGTTCCACAAGGATAAGGTGATACTCCATACAggcatttcctttcttcccaagGTGACGTCACGTTTTCATATGTCGCAGGAGATTGTTTTACCAGCCTTTTTTCAGAGCCCAACTACTTCCTTGGAACGTGGTCTTCACATGCTTGATGTACGTAGAGCTCTTGCATTCTATCTAAGCAGAACAAAGGATGTAAGGAAGACTCCAAGGCTGTTTGTAAAATACAGGAGGGATTCCTGCAGCCTCCCCGTGTCATCGCAACGTCTGTCGTCGTGGGTAGTCTCCGTAATCAAACTGGCATACCATAAATCTGGTCGGGAGCTTCCTAATGGAGTTAAAGGACATTCCACGAGGGCGGTGTCCACTACGGCAGCTTTTTGGAAAGGAGTGCCTTTGGATGCCATATGTCGGGCTGCCACCTGGTCTACGCCGTCAACGTTCGTGACGAACTATAAGCTTGATTTGATGGCTAAGAAGGATGCGGAGTTTGGTCGGGCAGTGCTTTTTTCTGCGGTGGCATGA